The proteins below are encoded in one region of Sander lucioperca isolate FBNREF2018 chromosome 11, SLUC_FBN_1.2, whole genome shotgun sequence:
- the gtpbp6 gene encoding LOW QUALITY PROTEIN: putative GTP-binding protein 6 (The sequence of the model RefSeq protein was modified relative to this genomic sequence to represent the inferred CDS: inserted 2 bases in 1 codon), whose protein sequence is MRSTGWFVIRQRARRRRRKRKLHMVALCSMTSTKLLFGLLQSRXDTRRRTSGGNMTTLRRIHSWLPLLQRLRTLSCDRLLHTLSTGHTHRHTLSSGHTHRPRAAAPAQSRAFALSACRWKNTDDFSSGQHEEEDDDDDFIDDSEVEELFQLQVPAGLGEGQQRVFIVHPDVKWGSRKQHLTTAELMMAEAVGLVNTLDNWRVVDKIIMSTKTPEKKRIFGKGNFQSLTEKIRQTAGITAVFVNVERLSPLSEREFEEAWGVKVFDRYSVVLHIFCCNARTKEAKLQISLAEIPLLRSRLKNEMANLDQQGGGSRYIGGSGETLIEVQQRLLKEREMKIRSALEKLRRKRHLLRSQRKHKEFPIASVLGYTNCGKTTLIKALTGDNGLQPRNQLFATLDVIVHAGQLPSHMTVLYVDTIGFLSQLPHQLIDSFSATLEDIKHSDLLVHVRDISHPETVNQKVNVLSVLKNMKIPDRLMSSMIEVHNKIDLIDNYQCPEPNTLAISALEERGLGELRKAVEAEIVNSTGKHILDLTVDLSTPQLSWLYKEATVQDVQVNADEGSAVVKVIISAAAYGRYKKVFTGP, encoded by the exons ATGCGCTCCACAGGTTGGTTTGTGATCCGTCAGAgagcaagaagaagaagaagaaaacgtaAGCTGCACATGGTGGCTCTCTGTAGCATGACAAGTACAAAGTTACTATTTGGTTTACTGCAGTCCCG TGACACCAGAAGGAGAACTTCCGGAGGCAACATGACAACACTGAGGAGGATTCATTCATGGCTGCCCCTCCTGCAGCGACTCCGCACACTCAGCTGTGACCGCCTGCTTCACACACTCAGCACCGGCCACACACACCGTCACACACTGAGCTCCGGCCACACACACCGGCCCAGAGCTGCGGCTCCTGCACAGTCTAGGGCGTTTGCACTCTCCGCATGCAGGTGGAAGAACACAGATGACTTCAGCAGTGGTCAGCACgaggaggaagatgatgatgatgatttcaTTGATGACAGCGAGGTGGAGGAGCTGTTCCAGCTGCAGGTTCCTGCAGGCCTCGGAGAGGGTCAGCAGAGAGTGTTCATCGTTCACCCTGATGTCAAGTGGGGAAGCAGGAAACAGCACCTGACAACcg CTGAGCTGATGATGGCTGAGGCTGTGGGGCTTGTGAACACTTTGGACAACTGGAGAGTTGTGGACAAGATCATCATGTCCACCAAAACACCAGAGAAGAAGAGGATATTTGGCAAAGGCAACTTCCAGTCTCTGACAG AGAAAATCAGGCAGACAGCAGGGATCACTGCAGTGTTTGTGAATGTGGAGCGTCTGTCTCCTTTGTCTGAG AGGGAGTTTGAGGAGGCCTGGGGGGTTAAAGTCTTTGACAGATACTCAGTGGTGCTCCACATCTTCTGTTGCAACGCCAGGACGAAAGAGGCCAAGTTACAGATATCTCTGGCAGAGATCCCATTGTTAAG ATCTCGTCTGAAAAATGAAATGGCAAACTTGGATCAGCAGGGTGGAGGGTCGAGATACATCGGAGGTTCAG GTGAGACACTGATAGAGGTGCAGCAGAGACTGCTGAAGGAGCGGGAGATGAAGATTCGCTCAGCGCTGGAAAAACTGCGGAGAAAGAGGCACCTGCTGCGATCCCAGCGGAAACACAAGGAGTTCCCCATCGCCTCTGTGTTAGGATACACAAACTGTG GAAAAACCACCCTGATCAAAGCACTGACTGGCGACAATGGACTTCAACCCAGGAACCAACTGTTTGCCACGCTGGATGTCATTGTCCACGCCGGCCAGTTGCCCAGTCACATGACTGTTCTGTACGTGGACACCATCGGCTTCCTGTCCCAGCTGCCCCACCAGCTCATCGACTCCTTCTCTGCCACGCTGGAAGATATTAAACactct GACCTGTTGGTTCACGTCAGAGACATCAGCCATCCAGAGACGGTGAATCAGAAGGTAAACGTACTGAGTGTACTGAAGAACATGAAAATCCCCGACCGGCTGATGAGCTCCATGATAGAAGTCCACAATAAAATTGACCTCATTGACAa CTATCAGTGTCCAGAGCCCAACACACTGGCCATATCTGCGTTGGAGGAGCGAGGCCTGGGTGAGCTGAGGAAAGCAGTGGAAGCAGAAATTGTAAACTCGAcaggaaaacacattttagaccTCACAGTTGACCTCAGCACTCCTCAGTTAAG TTGGCTGTACAAGGAAGCCACCGTTCAGGATGTGCAGGTGAATGCAGATGAAGGCTCGGCTGTCGTCAAGGTGATCATCAGCGCCGCTGCCTACGGACGCTACAAGAAAGTGTTCACTGGCCCGTAG